tggttgaaaaacaagttttaatgactccaacctaagtgtatgtgaacttccgacttcaactgtatatactgtattgtagtcaTAATAATTTTTTCTGGattatgtgtgtgttgttgttgtactattgctaggtattaatgcactgttggagctagaagcacaagcattttgctgcagctgcgataacatctgcaaatctgtgcatGGGTTCAAAAAACATTGATATGATTTTGATGGTGTTTGTTTCTGCTGCTTTGCTGGAGATGTTTGtacactgcctgcctgtctataaGTGGGATAAGCCACTTCAGCAGTGGCTCCCAGTCATATCTAATAAGAGAGCTAATAAGTGGAAACTGCCTGACAAGACAGAGATGGTTTGACTgaggcagatggagagagagggagctaaaGTAGGAACCACACATCACCTCCTCACACTAACACCACATGGGGTGGATGGCATAGAGCAGCTCCCCTGGCAAGCCTCTGGTCTCTGTGATGACAACCTTTCACAATTAAATCCAATTAATAATGTCCTCGAAAGGCCGACCTGGAATTTACAGATGAGATACCAACAAATAAACAAATGGGATGGTTTGTACACTAATTACATGATATGTGTGCTAATCAGAGGGCATAATATAGGTTAAGAGAACTACaacttgtgttctgtgttgtgttgtacaaTCATGTTTAATAATAACACAGAGCCCTAGGCTCACATTATCTGTATAGTGGAATGGTTCTTTCGAGTATACGGCTGAATTCAAATAGTCTTTTGAGGCAAAGGAAAGTTCCTAATGCTTTTGGTTACCTGGATGTTTTTGACGGGCAGCAAGGAAAAGAGCGTTTTAATTTGTTGAGTGAACAAAGGAAGGACACTACATCAGTGCTACCTACTTTCTTTTACCAAGAATGCACAAGAGCAACCTTTGCAGAAACCTTTTTGACAAATGTCAACGAAACTCTACCTAAAGAGTGGCAGcaagtagcctagcagttaggagtgctgggccagtaaccaaaaagttgctggttgaaatccctgagctggcTAGGTGTATTTTTTacctgatgtgcccttgagcaaggcacttcatcctaattgctcctgtaaatcgctctggataagaacatctgctatatgacaaaacattttaatAATGGTGTGGTTTGACAGTTTAAAATAATCTAGGGACATTCTCTGAAACATTTGGTGAAATTATTCAATGCCACTAACTAATTGTGAGTTTTTTCAATAAATATGGATTAATAAATCATGCTTCATATTTCAATTTAGTTACATCTCAGAAACAATCCAAATGCACCCTATGTGTTTCTGCCACTTCGTCATTCAAAGGAAGTTAATCCtccagctatgtttttttttacttttactgttgaaaagcgatatcccaagtataaatacagtaaagtacacacactaaagggtaaaagaaaatatgttttacgcaaaatagtttttttagacacaactgcaaacttcaaggagtagGGCATTCAAGGAGTTGGTTTGATGGGAAGTTCTtgagatactctttgaagaggtagagtttcagatgttttcggaagatgggcagggactctgctgacaCAGCCTCCAGGGTAAGCTAGTTCCACCATtcgggtgccaggacagagaagagcttggactaggCTGAGAGGGAACTGCCCttccgtaggggtgggagggccaagagaccagaggtggcagaacggagtattCAGGTtgaggtgtagggtttgagcatagcctgaaggtagggaggggcagcttctcttgctgctctgtaggcaagtaccatggtcttggagtggatgcgagcttcgtctggaagccagtggattgtgcggaggagtggggtgacatgggagaacttgggaaggtttaaCACAATGTGGGTTAcagcattctggatgagttgcaggggtttgatggcaaaagcagggagcccagccaactgTGAGTTGTAGtagtccagacaggagatgacaagtgcctggattagggccTGCaacgcttcctgtgtgaggtagggtcgtactctatggatgttgtagagcatgaacctgcaccgctttgatgtttacagagaacggcagggtgttgtccagggtcacgccaaggttctctGCACTCTGGTTCTTTACTTCAATGGGTCTTTTTAAAACATCATTGCTATGTAGACACATCAAATGAAGTCATGCATAGTTTATATAATTATTTCGTCAATATTAATGTGTTGAATTATAATGTCCTCAATGGCAACTGATGTCAATTTAACCGACAAGCTTTGATTAGATTATTCTGGTCATGTAACATTCAAACGGGAATGACATGCATCAATAGCTACTATAGTTATGAAAATCTGAATATCTGGATTGAATATCTGGCTTGTTCTAACTATTTAAAAAAGTCAGTTACGTTAGCAAAAAGTATGCTGTTCTCATGTAGGATAACTGATTTGAATTTGATGTGacttatgttttgtgtttttcatcATTTATGAATTGGGCCAGGAGTAATTCCAGACCATGTTGTCTGGCCATGAAGCTGATAGCAAAGTTGATGTTCACCAGTGGTATCATACCAAATCAGACTTTGGTTCTTCCAGAGAAATCAACAAACTTCAGACCTGTTTTTGACACATGCTGAAAGTGTTTTGGATCCATCATTCAAGTACGCGTTTTCACAGGTTCTGCCTTCGAGGATATGTCTTTGTTTGTGGCTACTTAATGCACCCTTGTCTTCTCATGCATGTGGCAAATGAATGCTTGAAATGGTCTGTTTTATCAAATGTTGAAAGCAGGAACACTTGAGACCAAATAATGCACATATTGCGTTACCTTTACATTAATGAGCGTATGTTACATCAAACACCTAGTTGTGGCACAAAAATGATTATAAAGTAGACTGTATACATATTTctccttgtattttattttatctctatgcacactcacgcacactgtcactccaacacgtacgcacgcacgcacacacacacacacatacaagctgctgctactctgtttaacttcttctgaaaaaacctacactcgatccctccgatgtcaacaactacagaccagtatcccttctttcctttctctccaaaactcttgaacgcgccgtccttggccagctctcttgctatctctctcagaatgaccttcttgatcctaatcagtcaggtttcaagactgggcattcaactgagactgctcttctctgtgtcacggaggctctccgcactgctaaagctaactctctctcctctgctctcatccttctagacctatctgctgcctttgataccgtgaaccatcagatcctcctctccaccctctccgagctgggcatctccggcgccgcccacgcttggattgcgtcctacctgacaggtcgctcctaccaggtggcgtggcgagaatctgtctccgcaccacgtgctctcaccactggtgtcccccagggctctgttcttggcccactcctattctcgctatacaccaagtcacttggttctgtcatatcctcacatggtctgtcatatcattgctatgcagatgacacacaattaatcttctcctttcccccttctgacaaccaggtggcgagtcgcatctctgcatgtctggcagacatatcagtgtggatgacggatcaccacctcaagctgaacctcggcaagacggagctgctcttcctcccggggaaggactgcccgttccatgatctcgccatcacggttgacaactcccttgtgtcctcctcccagagtgctaagagccttggcgtgaccctggacaacaccctgtcgttctccactaacatcaaggcggtgacccgatcctgtaggttgatgctctacaacattcgcagagtacgaccctgcctcacacaggaagcggcgcaggtcctaatccaggcacttgtcatctcccgtctggattattgcaactcgctgctggctgggctccctgcctgtgccattaaacccctacaactcatccagaacgccgcagcccgtctggtgttcaaccttcccaagttctctcacatcaccccgctcctccgctctctccactggcttccagtcgaagctcgcatccgctacaagaccatggtgcttgcctacggagctgtgaggggaacggcacctccgtaccttcaggctctgatcaggccctacacccaaacaagggcactccgttcatccacctctggcctgctcgcctccctacctctgaggaagcacagtacccgctcagcccagtcaaaactgttcgctgctctggcaccccaatggtggaacaagctccctcacgacgccaggacagcggagtcaatcaccaccttccggagacacctgaaaccccgcctcttcaaggaatacctgggataggataaagtaatccttctaacccccccttaaaagatttagatgcactattgtaaagtggttgttccactggatattataaggtgaatgcaccaatttgaaagtcgctctggataagagcgtctgctaaatgacttaaatgtaaatgtaaatgtaacttataccctgttgcctagtcaccttacccctatacatatctaccactatcactccagtatatccctgcacattgtaaatatggtactggaactgactgaccttgtatatagtatgcttacttactttcttGTTCTCTTCatatttcttgtttttatttcttgtgtgtttttgttctaccttatgttatttttagtattactTATTATTATTTAGTTGtcgattactgcattgttgggtttagagcttgcaagaaaggcatttcacagtACTTGTGCATGTAACATTAAAACTTGTAACTTGAACAAGGAAGTAAAATTCTGTGTATTTCCAACCCAGTAGTATTTCATATGATAGATGCACAATGGTGTGCTGGTTCATAAATCGTATCATAAGCTAAAAGCTAATCATACTCTGCCAGCAAGCCATTCATTGTGTCTCTCACTTTATGCCAAAAATGTATACTGTTTGCATATCCTCGTCAAGCAGGTGTAACCTGTGTTGTACATATTGTTGATGGATAAACAACTCACAGCACAATTAACACAATTCAGTAGTAAACTTCCTTCTTTCTAGGAGTCTTTATTTGTTGAATACTCCTGAGAGCCTGAAAAAGTCTAAATCGGCAATTAAAACCACATCAAATTATGTTGATGTATGTCAATTTTGTGTATAGAGCACACTTCCTCCAGGATTTTTTCAATTTTCTGCAATGTTGTTTCAATTTTCTGCAAACCAGCATATGGAACAACTCTCTGAAAAATGTGTCCTTCCTGGTCTGAAAACAGTGAcaaacatactgtaacaccaactGTTCATGCCATctggaatccttgggacgtcTCAACTCTGACATTACCCcactgaagttgacatttaaaggggttaaggtaaggattaaggatagggttaggtaagggttaaggttaaagtcaaggttagggtaagggtaaagGTAAGGGTAGGGTTTAgtgtagggacgtcccaaggatcctggATTTGCCCTAATCTAGCACCAACGGCATGTGGGGGGAGGGTTCTTGAAATGTAACATCCAATCAAAACGTTTTTGCAATACAAAATTCTCCAGGCCTCCAAGGGAGGCGTGACAACGACGTGATTTTGGAGGTATGGCAACGTGAGACTACAGGTTTCTATACATTTCCCTCTACTTCTATCAgtgcatacatacagtatattcatgtATCAGGACATCGACCTCCCACCTCCTATGGCTATAAGCCCACCGTGTTTGCGCTGGGAATCACCCTATTCAGAAAATGATGAAGGAAATGAAAACAAGATGAACCACTGCGATTTCAAACCAAATCAGGCCTGGGAGATGGAGATAAAGTCCCCTTTAAAAAGAGTGTTTTATTTACAACAGATCCATtatctctgctgtgtctctcttgtcTGACTAAATGCGCTCTCTGAAATTAATAAAGACAGGTTGCTCACCTTAACATTGGCATGGTCCTGAATAAATAAGACTAATGCATGTTGGGGAGGAATGTGAAATATGCATACGGACAAACATCTATGGACATACCACATGTAGGTGCATACCACAGACCCAACAGGCTAAATCTTGTGAGTAGAATTTATTAATTTGATCACATTTATATTATATGTAATAACGTAATAGCAACACAAAGTATATATTTGCATGTCAAATATCAATATTCCATAAATAATATGTGATTCATAAGCAGAACAAATTTGAATGAAAGCATACATATCATAACAttacaattgttcacagacaatTTCACCTGGCACATTTAACATGACATACTTTCACATTTGTTGTGATGGTATTACATGCTGTGGATATACTTTTCCACAGACAAACAGCAGGAGCCTTGGAGGATCCGTTCCTAATTCAACAAACATTGTAAATCCACAGAAATTAGGAGCTCATAGTATCACATTGCGTTGATAGCAACGAGGTCCTTTATATGATGAAGAATTTCAAACACATGCATTTTTCATTGTACATTGTACATAGTGTTTCAAGGTATCACAAATGATGAAGGAATCGAGAACTATGGTAGAATAACACAGATATATTTCCATGGCACTGAAAAGGGGACAGACGATAGAAAATAGCTGTAGACTCAGCCATTTACTTTTCTCTGTTGTTACGGACACAGATCTCTTTTCCAGTGAGGGACCTGTTGACTTATCACTTGAGATCAGTGTATCAGGACATGTTACTAAGGCTGCATTTAGGCAGCCTGATTCTAATCTTTTTACACTTTTTTCCacatcagatcagctcttttgccaataattgagTAAAAGACTCAAATTGGGCTGCCTATGTAAATGCAGCCTATTAAACAGATTGATTTTGTACAAAAACGGCCGTTTTTCTGTTTAAGAGGAAGAGATAGGATTTGATTGAGGACGTTAATGTGTAACGTGTTAGTTGGTTTAATCCAGTAATCATGATCTCCTGAGTGATAAGTGTAATTAAAGATattctctggtacttttgtatacttgttagccagtagttctgaaagtagcacccacgagccaaaagtggtcccccgAGTATTGCATACTCCATCACAAATGTacagatatgtgcaccacgtcattgctctctaTCTCTTGTTCTACTGTGTGTGAGCGTTGCTAactgtcactcaaatggcaaaGGGCTGAAACTCATTGACTGAACTCAAATTGCTACGGAGCTTGCCCACGTGGGGGTAAATGTAGGAAACTGGAGCCTACAGCTTACAgaaaacagtcgctttcaaactaggAATTTCGTGGCTTATTGAGGtcagacagtaattctgctcatagattatgtatgtatgaactacacattgacacatccagcccaaaggtttaaaaaatacttactAGTTGCCAAAGTATAGAAGCATGTCTTTAAATGTAATTGAGTGTAATTGAGCATGATTAATCATGTTCAGAAAGCACACTGTTCTTAGAGCGTATTCCTTTACATGCTCAATGAAGCTATGCTGTGCATGGAATGGTCAACGTttgcaaaataacaacacaatattATACAAAAAATGTACAGCATTGTTGCAGCATTTGCAGTTCAACGTACTGGGACACGTTTTACTTAACAAAACAGCAAACATTGGTGTCACATTGAGCATCTGAAGATAAACATTCAAACATAGCACAGGAAATGGCATTGTCAAAGTGAATATATATCTCATGAACAAATTTGTATGGTGTTTATCATCTCACTGTCCTGCAATAGTGGCATGCAGGTTCCCATCAACACTTGGTAAATGTTGGTTTCATTTCCAGCGTACATTTCCTGTGGTCCCCTCTGTCTGCTTTGGCACTTCTATCCACTTTCAGGCAGATGTTTGAGGGAAATAATTACTTAAAGGGACATTATGATTTTTGTTGAAATTACCCTTAACTCCTGTGCCCCCTTGGGAGCCATTATAATGTTGTTTTTAAGTGCATGGACAGATTTCCTGTCATAAAAGCAATTGCCTGCTCTTTAGGTTTGGAGTTTGGGCAGTATGTGTCACAGACagcatacagtatatctatacaAACTCTGTGAAGTGATACATGCATCAGATTGACCAAAAAACATGAAAAGTGGAACATTGTGGATACCAGTATTTACGACAGATTTGTTGACAAACATGTTCAGTTCAATACTTTCAGTTCATAGGTGACCATCTCATCTGCAGCAATATGTAGCATTGTGGGAAATGTATAGACAAGGCGGCTTCAAGCCAAACATTTTCTTTTGAGCACACATGCATGTCCTTTTCAGAATAGTCCACCTTGTAAAGTTTTGCACGttatctttttttgttgttggtgccACTCCTACCACTCCTAAACCTACAGAGAGACCTCCTGCCTGTTGCCATGTCCATTGATGACAGTAGGGGTGGTCTTCTTGATGGAGGTCATTCTTATGGCTGAGGTGCTCTGCTGGTAGCTCGTGTTGCGCTCGTGGTGGGGCTTCTTCTTGCAGTGCAGTGAGCTGTTGAAGTGCCTGCGGAAGCTTTCGCTCAGCAGGTAGAGAGCAAACGGGTTGACACAGGAGCTGGAGAAACTTAACACCCGGGCTAGCAGGGTGATGATGAGGTGGGTCAGGGAGGAGTCGATCTGACGGTAGTTGAAGGAGCGGTACATGTACAAGACATGGTTGGGGAACCAACAGAGAGCGAAGAGGCCCACGAAAACCAGAACAATTTTGGCAAGCCGTTTTCTCGTCTCCATCTTGGGAAAAAAAAAGACATGTAGTGTTTGAAAATACATATTATATAACATAAAGCCATTTCAATCTTCCAGAAGGATTACAGAATACAAAATACAGAAGGTCTCCCTCCAGAACGACTAGAGAATACAAAATACTGAAGGCATCCCTCCAGAAGGATTACAGAATAGAAAATCCAGAAGGATCACAGAATACAGAAGCCCTATGAAATAAAATGTGTCCAAATCACTCTCTTCTGTATTTTGAATAATAGTGCACAGGCTACAGGCTACAGGCTACAAGTAGTATGGCTATTGTCCTTTAGTATCAATACAGTATGTACCAGACACCAATCAAGTATGAACAAACAAACAAGAGCCATCAGTACTTTAAGTGCCCTGCAGTCAGCACTCTTCAGAAGGGTCAAAGATATCTGTACTGTCATAACCTTTTATCGTATGAGCAGAAATGTCAAACAAGAAGGTCCAGTCCAATCAACATTTCATCCCACAGAGTGTCTGACAAACAGCACAGATAACAGCTTCTGAGTACTGCTGTCATCCTATTTGAACCATCAGTGAAGTGAGCAGGAGATTGAGCTCTGAAATGCAAGTCTGGGTTGGTTTTATATCCTGGGTAATTGTCATGATTTAGCTCGCCATTCAATGGCAGCCAGCTATCAAGACGTGATGCTGGCACTCTGCCCACAATCCTTTTaggttcttcaacaaaaaccTGAACAATCCACTAACTTGTCAGCAACTTTTCTTCTGATCAGCACTATATCTTGTATTGAACTGGACTTCATAAATTATTCAGAAATGTATTAGAATCTTAGTCAATAGCAAGCTGTTATATCTGGTTAGTTAGACAGTAAAGATGGTCTACATTGATATGGATGTCAAAATTAAATAACTTTGCTTATAATTCGGCACAGTATCAACAATCTTTCATAGCCAAACATGTAATTCCCTACATTGTTGTTATCGCGTCACAATAAGTTATTCACTGTTGTATTTGCTGGTCTCAGTAAGAAGTGTGGGGTATGAATTATAAACTATTCCTACTATAAACTTCTACAGCCGACAAGGAAAGTTTTATTTATGGAACTGTGTGCCAGGGAAAGTTAACAGACTGTAGCCAAGGCCATAGTTCTAAATACAGGAGGCTTAACTAATATTGTCTTGATTATGCTGtcactgtgttttgtgtgttaGCCTACTTTTGTGTAGAAAGCCTGCCAAATGAATCCTTCCAGAGCAATTGTTGCATATCATAACAGCACAATAACACCCCTGGCATAGGGAGATGGTtggactgtatgtttacattcaTACATATCACGTCTGAAATCATATTCACTAGCAGTGTCTGCCTGGACAGTGTCATTGTTCATATTAAATTGTAAATCTGCAAACACCATTGTAGGGACCATCCTCTATTCCAAAGTGATTTAAAATAGATAAAGATTAGATGATTATCGGAAAGCCTATTTTCTACGGCCTTTATTGAAAATGTATCGTACAGCAGTTCATCatttccagcaccaccccaacatcaacatatgtgaaaatgtcgcgtttctatgttttgtagtaaaacgTTTAGAGAAAGGTAactgtttccaatgacatcatcaaccaattagtaggcAATGCATACTCACGATTGGTCAAAATCACACAATTCACAccaatgatgtcattggaaacacttattttCCTGTATCTTTcttctacaaaacatagaaacgcacaattttcacatatgttgatgttggggtggtgctggagataatgattAGGAAGTTGAAAAATGGTGAAGTTTCCCTTTAAGACCACTGTTACTATAGCTTTTCATAAAGTAATGAATAGAAACTGTCTTTCCGAAGTGCATGTCTGTTAGACATGATAGATAGAGATTCAACCAATACTGTTTCATTATGTCTCAAACAATTACCAGAATCATGTGTTTAGGGTcagcaaatctctctctctctctctctctctctctctctctctctatcccgtcTTTCATCAGGCTAATGCAACTTGTCATATAATTAGTGTTAAATACCTTTAAATGTCTTTCAGTAGAGACAGATGCTATCAGAGTTTTCCTCTAAATGAGACTTGAGCCTCTGCAGCCCAATCCCCCTGGACCTGTCTAATAGGAGATGTACACAGCCACAACATCAACAGTCTGTGTTGTTCTTCTATTTTAAGGGTTCACCCAAATGATTAAGTcctttaatttgatttgaaatacaaaTGCACAGAAACAAATCTAGAGACAATAACTTTGATTAGTGGGGATATAGTGCCGGGGATTACTTTGAGGCAGAGACAGTAAAAGCTAATGTGCATTTGAAGGTTCAATGATTTGGTCATCCTCCAGGCTTCTCGTATTTTCACGTGTCGCACAGATGTATACCAGATtcactgggtatctactgtagaGGATAGCTGGGTCTCGGGTCTCTTATTGCCTCACAGCTGTGAATAAGACAACACATGAAGCCCTTCCAGCACCACTCATCAATACTGTTTACTATGCATTGCTCATTGTTGATATCAGCCTCACATTGGCCAGTGTAAGCACCTACTTGCATATTTTATGACCTGGATTCAGGTCAGGTCTGAGTCAGGTTCTCATTGATTGGAAGCTGGGTATGGGTTTTGGTTTTGGACTATATCTGTTTACTCATGCTCTTGGTTGGGTAGTGATCTGGATTTGAGCCCATTTGTCTGATGATTAGTTAGAAGTTCTTAACTTTGTATGAAATATTAAAGCAAAGCAGCATCTGATTTAATGTTCTTTGGTCAATGGACGCTCAAATGAATGTACCTGACCAGATCATTGCTTACATTTAGAATTTACTTCCTCCTTCCCCTGATGTATAATTTATTACCTCTGCAGACAGTAAAGATCGAGCATCCATGCAACGATCAGTGATACATCTTGACATGGTCCTCCACTTGCCCTTTACAACATTTAAAATATTTACTTGGTGTATTTGACTACAAATGGAAATGTCTGCATTAAAACCCGGAGCCTCTTCACATTAAAACCTGTAACTAGGGTTCCGGGGTTATgtcaaaaataaaacaaatcctgTGTAGCAAGAAAATGTGTGATGCTGTTCAGTTTCGTCAAATTCAAATGTGCACTCTATCTCAACGTGCACTCTAGCTTAATATGCACTATAACATGCAATAATGTTTGGGACTTTTTCAGGAAACCTGGTTACTGGATTTCATGTAACAAGCCCCAAGATTCATGTGaccaacatacagtgccttcggaaagtattcagacccgtctGCCtaccctaccataaaggcctgattggtggagtgctgcagagatggttgtccttatggaaggttttcccatcttcacagaagaactctggagtgaccatcaggttcttggtcacctccctgaccaaggcccttctcccctgattgctcagtttggccagacagccagctctaggaagagtcttggtggttccaaacttcttccatttaagaatgatggaggccactgcgttcttgtggaccttcaatgctggagaaattctttggtacccttccccagatctgtgcctcgacacaatcttgtctcagagctctacggacaattccttcgacctcatggcttggtttttgcattgacatgcactgtcaactgtgtgaccttatgtagacaggtgtgtgcctttccaaatcgtgtccaatcaattgaatttagcacaggtagactagaatcaagttgtagaaacatctcagggatgatcaatggaaacaggatgcacctgagctcaattttgagtctcatagcaaaaggtctgaatacttaattaaggtttttttgttttttatttttaatacattagcaaaaatttctaaaacctgttttcactttgttattatgggctattgtgtttagattgatgagggggacaAATTACTTCATAAAtcttagaataagcctgtaacgtaataaaatgtggaaaaagtcaaggggtctgaatcctttccggATGCACTGTATGCTCCCTACACCGGTATTATCAAACAACAGATGTGTTGTACCCTAAAAGCATGGAATGAGATATTCAAAATGTCCAATTCAAATGGATCCATCAAGTTACCTAATGTTCTTAATATGCCGTTCCTAATAACCACAACTGTAAAAGTCAAACCTCATTCGTGACTTGTTTGATATAcaggatgttgttgttgttacctACCTGTCTCTTAGTGTGCTCACTGATCTCCCCAGGCATGTCGTGAGCACTCTTGACCAGCGTCCTGGCGATGTGGTAGTAGTACACAGAGATGATCCACAGGGGAATCAGGAAGTACACCAGGAATATGAGGACAGAGTGGATCTTGGGATGCATCTCATTGGAGAGGGGATAGGGCACACAGGCGGTGAAGGTCACGTTCTTGTCCTGGATGTGTACTACCTGGGAGAAGATGGCCTCGGGCACCGCCAGCAGGACGGAGATCACCCAGATGGACACAGCTTTCAGACACGTCCAGAACACAGCACTAGATGTCTGGATGTCCATAGGATTCACAATGGCTTTGTACCtgaaaacacaacaacacaagacCAAAATGTAATCTTGGTGTCAAAGGCTACAGCGAAACTCCAGGATCAGGACAGACATGACACTCAGAAGCAGTGAT
The window above is part of the Salmo salar chromosome ssa15, Ssal_v3.1, whole genome shotgun sequence genome. Proteins encoded here:
- the LOC106571412 gene encoding neuromedin-B receptor, giving the protein MDDILDNLSFTGHSVFYNFTDDWIPDGRETIYFIIRCVIPTVYILIITIGLLGNITLVKIFITNSAMRSVPNIFISSLAAGDLLLLVTCVPVDAFRYFFEEWIFGVVACKLIPVIQLTSVGVSVFTLTALSADRYKAIVNPMDIQTSSAVFWTCLKAVSIWVISVLLAVPEAIFSQVVHIQDKNVTFTACVPYPLSNEMHPKIHSVLIFLVYFLIPLWIISVYYYHIARTLVKSAHDMPGEISEHTKRQMETRKRLAKIVLVFVGLFALCWFPNHVLYMYRSFNYRQIDSSLTHLIITLLARVLSFSSSCVNPFALYLLSESFRRHFNSSLHCKKKPHHERNTSYQQSTSAIRMTSIKKTTPTVINGHGNRQEVSL